Proteins from a genomic interval of Eulemur rufifrons isolate Redbay chromosome 10, OSU_ERuf_1, whole genome shotgun sequence:
- the LOC138393259 gene encoding protocadherin gamma-A4-like — protein sequence MAAPYRPDCSRLVKICLLLGAFWEIQAEQIRYSVPEELEKGSAVGNIAKDLGLEPRELAERGVRIVSRGRTQLFALNPRSGSLVTAGRIDREELCDRSPKCMANLEILLEDKVKIFAVEVEIIDVNDNAPTFGTEQREIKVAENENPGTRFPLPEAFDLDIGVNSLQGYKLSPNGHFSLDVQIGTDGIKYPELVLERTLDREEEAVHHLVLTAFDSGDPVRSGTARIHITLMDINDNAPVFTQPEYHISVRENVPVGSRLLTVKATDPDEGANGEVTYSFRKVGDKISQLFQLNSLSGDITILEDLDYEDSGFYDIDVEAHDGPGLRARSKVLVTVLDVNDNTPEITVTSLTSSIQETSPPGTVIALFNVQDSDSGENGLITCSIPDNLPFTLEKTYGNYHRLLTRRTLDREEVSEYNITITATDQGTPPLSTETHISLQVGDINDNPPIFPQASYSAYIPENNARGTSILSITAQDPDSGENARISYSLAEDTFQGVPLSSYISINSNTGVLYALHSFDYEQFRDLQLQVTASDSGNPPLSSNVSLSLFILDQNDNSPEILYPALPTDGSTGVELAPRSAEPGYLVTKVVAVDRDSGQNAWLSYRLLKASEPGLFSVGLHTGEVRTARALLDRDALKQSLVVGVQDHGQPLLSATVTLTVVVADSIPEVLADLGSIKTAADRYDSGLTLYLVVAVASVSCIFLAFVIVLLALRLRRWQKSRLLQASGDGLAGLPVSHVVGVDGVRAFLQTYSHEVCLTADSRNSQLIFPQPNYADTLISQESCEKSEPLLITQDLLETKGDANFLQVSQSYNHSCYTET from the coding sequence ATGGCGGCTCCTTATCGCCCAGACTGCAGCCGGCTGGTCAAGATCTGCCTTCTCCTGGGGGCCTTTTGGGAAATCCAGGCTGAACAGATCCGCTACTCGGTGCCCGAGGAGCTGGAGAAAGGCTCTGCGGTGGGCAACATCGCCAAGGACCTGGGGCTGGAGCCCCGAGAGCTGGCGGAGCGCGGCGTCCGCATCGTCTCCAGAGGTAGGACCCAGCTCTTTGCTCTGAACCCACGAAGCGGCAGCTTGGTCACCGCGGGCAGGATAGACCGGGAGGAGCTCTGTGACAGATCTCCAAAGTGTATGGCAAACCTGGAGATTCTCCTAGAGGATAAAGTAAAGATTTTTGCAGTAGAAGTGGAAATAATCGATGTTAATGATAACGCGCCCACCTTTGGAACAgagcagagagaaataaaagtggCTGAAAATGAAAATCCTGGGACAAGATTTCCTCTTCCTGAAGCTTTTGATCTGGATATAGGTGTAAATTCCCTGCAGGGTTATAAGCTCAGCCCAAATGGTCACTTCTCCCTGGACGTGCAAATCGGAACCGATGGGATTAAGTACCCGGAGCTGGTGCTGGAGCGCACCCTAGATCGCGAGGAAGAGGCAGTTCACCACCTGGTTCTCACCGCCTTCGACAGTGGCGACCCAGTTCGCTCTGGCACTGCCAGAATTCACATAACGCTTATGGACATCAATGATAATGCTCCGGTATTCACTCAGCCCGAGTATCACATAAGTGTTCGTGAGAACGTGCCCGTGGGCAGCCGGCTACTCACTGTAAAAGCCACCGATCCAGATGAAGGAGCCAATGGAGAAGTGACATATTCTTTCCGGAAAGTAGGAGACAAAATATCCCAGCTATTCCAGTTGAATTCTCTGAGTGGGGACATAACAATATTGGAGGATCTAGATTATGAGGACTCTGGATTCTATGACATAGATGTAGAAGCCCATGATGGACCTGGTCTCCGAGCCAGAAGTAAAGTACTGGTGACAGTTCTGGATGTAAATGACAACACTCCAGAAATCACAGTTACATCTCTCACCAGCTCAATCCAAGAAACTTCTCCCCCAGGGACAGTAATTGCACTTTTCAATGTGCAAGATAGTGACTCAGGAGAGAATGGTCTCATCACATGTTCTATTCCAGATAATCTGCCATTCACACTTGAAAAGACCTATGGAAATTATCATCGGTTGTTGACACGCAGAACTCTGGACAGAGAAGAAGTCTCAGAATATAACATCACGATAACTGCCACTGACCAGGGAACTCCACCACTGTCTACAGAGACTCACATCTCGTTACAGGTGGGAGACATCAATGACAACCCACCCATTTTCCCTCAAGCCTCCTACTCTGCCTACATTCCAGAAAACAATGCCAGAGGAACCTCCATTTTATCCATTACAGCCCAGGATCCCGACAGTGGTGAGAACGCCCGAATCTCCTACTCCCTGGCTGAAGATACTTTCCAGGGTGTGCCGCTGTCCTCCTACATCTCCATCAACTCCAACACTGGTGTCTTGTATGCACTGCACTCCTTTGACTATGAGCAGTTTAGAGACCTGCAGCTACAAGTGACAGCCAGTGACAGCGGGAACCCTCCGCTCAGCAGCAATGTGTCACTGAGCCTGTTCATACTTGACCAAAATGACAACTCCCCTGAGATCCTGtaccctgccctccccactgaTGGTTCCACTGGTGTGGAGCTGGCGCCCCGCTCTGCAGAGCCTGGCTACCTAGTGACCAAGGTAGTGGCGGTGGACAGAGACTCAGGCCAGAATGCCTGGCTGTCCTATCGCCTGCTCAAAGCCAGCGAGCCAGGGCTCTTCTCCGTGGGTCTGCACACAGGTGAGGTGCGCACAGCAAGGGCCCTGCTGGACAGAGATGCACTCAAACAGAGCCTCGTGGTGGGTGTCCAGGATCATGGCCAGCCCCTTCTCTCAGCCACTGTCACACTCACTGTGGTGGTGGCTGACAGTATCCCTGAAGTCCTGGCCGACCTGGGCAGCATCAAGACCGCTGCTGATCGCTATGATTCAGGCCTCACGCTGTacctggtggtggcagtggcttcAGTATCCTGCATCTTCCTCGCCTTCGTCATTGTGTTGCTGGCGCTCAGGCTGCGGCGCTGGCAGAAGTCACGCCTGCTTCAGGCTTCAGGAGATGGATTGGCAGGCCTACCTGTCTCGCACGTTGTGGGTGTGGATGGGGTGCGGGCTTTCCTGCAGACCTATTCCCATGAGGTCTGCCTCACTGCTGACTCCAGGaatagtcaactgatcttcccCCAGCCCAACTATGCAGACACGCTGATCAGCCAAGAGAGCTGTGAAAAAAGTGAGCCTCTTCTGATAACTCAGGATTTACTTGAAACAAAAGGAGACGCTAATTTTCTTCAGGTGAGCCAATCATATAATCATTCTTGCTACACTGAAACATAG
- the LOC138393260 gene encoding protocadherin gamma-A5-like: MTDPPRRWRCGELLLLFTLLGTLCETGTGQIRYSVPEELEKGSFVGNIAKDLGLEPEELVERGVRVVTKGRTQLFSLKPQSGSLVTADRIDREELCAQSARCLVSFNVLVENKMKIYGVEVEIIDINDNFPRFRDEELKVKVNENAAVGTRLVLPFARDADVGVNSLQSYQLSSNLHFSLDVISGTDGQKYPELVLDQPLDREKEAVHDLLLTALDGGDPVLSGTTHIRVMVLDANDNAPLFTQSEYRVSVPENIPVGTQLLTLTATDPDEGINGKVTYSFRNEDDKISETFQLDSNLGEISTMQSLDYEESRFYLMEVVAQDGGALLASAKVLVSVQDVNDNAPKVILTSLTSSLSEDCLPGTVIALFSVHDGDSGENGEIACSIPRNLPFKLEKSVDNYYHLLTTKALDREEISEYNITITVIDHGTPPLSTENHIFLKVADVNDNPPAFFHASYSTSLPENNPRGVSIFSMTALDPDSGDNARVTYSLVRDTFQGVPLSSYVSINSDTGVLYALQSFDYEQLRDLQMWVTASDSGNPPLSSNVSLSLFVLDQNDNVPEILYPALPTDGSMGVELAPRSAEPGYLVTKVVAVDRDSGQNAWLSYRLLKASEPGLFSVGLHTGEVRTARALLDRDALKQSLVVAVQDHGQPPLSATVTLTVAVADSIPEVLADLGSIKTAADPYDSGLTLYLVVAVASVSCIFLAFVIVLLALRLWRWHKSRLLQASGDGLAGLPVSHVVGVDGVRAFLQTYSHEVSLTADSRKSHLIFPQPNYADTLISEENCEKSDPLLISDKVNASKKEPGVVQALSEQIHYAILEQLARGPLVGNLAKDLGLGLWDLPTRNLRVKCREEFLYHEPPKMGTYL; this comes from the coding sequence ATGACGGATCCGCCGAGGCGCTGGCGCTGCGGAGAGCTGCTGCTGCTCTTCACGCTCCTGGGGACGCTGTGTGAGACAGGAACCGGGCAGATCCGCTACTCGGTGCCCGAGGAGCTGGAGAAAGGCTCCTTCGTGGGCAACATCGCCAAGGACTTGGGGCTGGAGCCCGAGGAGCTGGTGGAGCGGGGAGTTCGGGTTGTCACCAAAGGTAGGACACAGCTTTTCTCTCTGAAACCCCAAAGCGGCAGCTTGGTTACCGCGGACAGGATAGACCGGGAGGAGCTCTGCGCTCAGAGCGCGCGGTGTCTTGTGAGTTTTAACGTCTTggttgagaataaaatgaaaatttatggaGTAGAAGTAGAAATAATCGACATTAATGATAACTTCCCGCGATTCCGGGATGAAGAATTAAAAGTTAAAGTTAATGAAAATGCGGCTGTGGGGACGCGGCTAGTGCTTCCCTTCGCGCGGGACGCGGATGTGGGTGTGAACTCCCTCCAGAGTTACCAGCTCAGCTCCAATCTACACTTCTCTCTGGATGTGATAAGCGGAACTGATGGACAAAAGTACCCGGAGCTGGTGTTGGATCAGCCCCTGGACCGAGAGAAAGAGGCTGTTCACGACCTCCTCCTCACAGCTTTAGATGGCGGAGACCCGGTACTCTCTGGCACCACGCACATCCGTGTGATGGTTCTCGACGCAAACGATAACGCGCCCCTGTTCACTCAATCCGAATACAGAGTGAGCGTCCCAGAGAACATACCTGTAGGCACTCAGCTGCTCACGCTAACCGCCACGGATCCAGACGAGGGAATAAACGGGAAAGTGACCTACTCTTTTCGCAATGAAGACGACAAAATTTCAGAGACTTTTCAACTCGATTCCAACCTGGGGGAAATCTCAACTATGCAATCACTGGACTATGAAGAGTCCAGATTCTACCTCATGGAAGTGGTAGCTCAGGATGGAGGCGCTCTTCTTGCCAGTGCTAAGGTGTTGGTCTCAGTACAGGATGTGAATGACAATGCCCCCAAAGTGATCCTCACCTCTCTCACCAGTTCTCTCTCTGAAGACTGTCTTCCCGGAACTGTAATTGCACTGTTTAGTGTACACGATGGTGATTCTGGAGAAAATGGTGAGATTGCATGTTCTATTCCCAGGAACCTGCCTTTTAAATTAGAAAAGTCAGTTGATAATTACTATCACCTATTAACAACAAAAGCCCTGGACAGAGAAGAGATTTCAGAATATAATATCACCATAACCGTCATTGACCATGGAACCCCACCCCTATCTACAGAAAACCACATCTTCCTGAAAGTAGCAGATGTCAATGACAATCCACCTGCCTTCTTTCATGCCTCCTactccacctccctcccagaAAACAACCCCAGAGGCGTCTCTATCTTCTCCATGACTGCCCTCGACCCTGATAGTGGTGACAATGCTCGGGTTACTTACTCCCTGGTCAGAGACACATTTCAGGGAGTTCCTCTATCCTCCTATGTGTCCATTAACTCTGACACCGGCGTCTTATATGCTCTCCAATCCTTTGACTATGAGCAGTTGAGAGACCTGCAGATGTGGGTGACAGCCAGCGACAGCGGGAACCCGCCGCTAAGCAGCAACGTGTCACTGAGTCTGTTTGTGCTGGACCAGAATGACAATGTACCTGAGATCTTGTACCCTGCCCTTCCTACCGATGGTTCTATGGGTGTGGAGCTGGCACCACGCTCTGCAGAACCTGGCTACTTGGTGAccaaggtggtggcagtggacagAGACTCAGGCCAGAATGCCTGGCTGTCCTACCGCCTTCTCAAGGCCAGTGAGCCAGGGCTCTTCTCAGTGGGGCTGCACACAGGTGAGGTGCGCACAGCGAGGGCCCTACTGGACAGAGATGCGCTCAAACAGAGCCTTGTGGTGGCGGTCCAGGACCATGGCCAGCCCCCTCTTTCAGCCACTGTCACACTCACTGTGGCCGTGGCTGACAGTATCCCTGAAGTCCTGGCCGACCTGGGCAGCATCAAGACTGCTGCTGATCCCTATGATTCAGGCCTCACACTGTacctggtggtggcagtggcttcGGTATCCTGCATCTTTCTTGCCTTTGTCATTGTGTTGCTGGCACTCAGGCTGTGGCGCTGGCACAAATCACGCCTGCTTCAGGCTTCAGGAGATGGATTGGCAGGCCTACCTGTCTCGCACGTTGTGGGTGTGGACGGGGTGCGGGCTTTCCTGCAGACCTATTCCCATGAGGTCTCCCTCACCGCTGACTCTAGGAAGAGTCACTTGATCTTCCCCCAGCCCAACTATGCGGACACGCTCATTAGTgaagaaaattgtgaaaaaagTGACCCTCTTCTGATATCTGATAAGGTAAATGCAAGCAAAAAAGAACCGGGAGTTGTTCag